ACGCTCCACGAGGAACTGCGCATTCTCGGCGTGCCGCTGGTCGTCGTCGACCCGGCGGGCTCGCCCGCCCTGGAGGCGCCCACCATCGGTGCCGCCAACTGGTCGGGCGGCATGGCGGCCACCGAGCACCTGCTGTCCCTCGGCCACCGCCGGATCGGCCTGATCGCCGGGCCGCCGCGGCTGCTGTGCTCCCGGGCCCGGCTGGACGGCTACCGCGCGGCTCTGGAGGGCGCCGGGATCGCGCTGGACGAGTCCCTCGTCGTTCCCGGCGACTTCCGCCCCGAGTCCGGCTTCACCGCCTGCGACACCCTGCTCTCCCTGCCCGAGCCGCCGACCGCCGTGTTCGCGGCCAGTGACCAGATGGCACTCGGCGCGATCGAGGCACTGCGCCGACGCGGGCTGCGGGTGCCGCAGGACATGAGCGTGGTCGGCTTCGACGACCTTCCGGAAGTCCGCTGGTCGGCCCCGCCCCTGACCACCGTCCGCCAGCCCCTGGCCGACATGGGCAAACTGGCCGTCCGCACGGTCCTCCAGCTCACCCGCGACCAACAGCCCGACTCACCTCGGGTGGAACTGGGCACGGACCTGGTGGTACGAGCAAGCACGGCGCCTCCGACGGGGCGGACCTGACGAACTCACCCGACGGGGCGCAAGCCGGCACCGCACGGCGGGACGGAGCCACCCAGCCCGCGAAGCACGGCGGGCCGAAGCCACCCCGCACGCCGCAGCCGGGGCCGCGGGCAACTCTGCCGACCCGACGCCCCCCACGGCGTCCGGCTTCTCGCGGCGCCCGGCCTCCCTCCCGCGGCACTGCGCGTCGCCCTCCCCCACTGGTCGGCCAAGCGCAGCCCCGGCCTTCCCGCCTCGCGTCGCCCGAGCCGGCCGCGCAGCCTGCCGCCGCACGGCCCCCGCCAGGGGATGCTGTTGGAGGTCCCGGAAGAGACGGCACGGGTGGCGAAGGCCGCTTTCCCTTGGCTTCGACCTCTCAGTGCTGTCGGAGTTCCGGGACCGTCTCATCGAGGCAGACGCCGGACGGCGAGTGCTGGATGGCATCCTGGCCGCGGCCACAAGGGCCTGCTCGCCGGTGGTGGGAAGACGCGGACGGACTCCACCCATGTGCTGTCTGCGGCGAGAGCCGCGCCGGCTGGAGACGGTCTCGGAGACGTTACGTGCAGCGTCGAACGCACTGACTCTCATTGATCGCCGCGGGTGCGGCCAGCCTCCATCAGCTCACAGGCGCTGCGATCAACCTCGCCCGTATCAACGCCCACCTCACTCAAACACCCCGTGCCCGCACCCGCGTTTCACATTTCGCGGCGCTTCTGTCCGAGTCGAGCAGCGGGGCAAGCTCCTCCGGAGTGACAGGCCCGCCGACGCGAACAGGCTGGCCGATGTCGGACGGCCAACTGGGCCTGACACGCGCAGTGAAGTCCGCGAAGTCCGTCCGCAGGTACTCAAGATCGGACGGCTTCAGCCGGACCTGCTGACGGCTGTCCACCCACCAGACCTCGAAATCAGTGACCGTGCCTTCGGCGGGCCAGCGTTCCACCTGCTCAGGCAACAGCAGGACGTCGACGAAGCCCCCGACGCCCAAACCAACGCATCCTCGCAGCCCCGCCGCGCGAGCATCAGCCCGACCTGGCGGTGAGCGCGGGTCTCACCGCCAGATACGGCTGAATTCGCCAACAGCATCCCCTACACCGAGGCGGGGCGGGGCGGGGCGCATCCACCCCCTACGTCCCCCTACCTCCCCCCGAGCGCCTCACGAATCGCGAAGTACGCCGGCTTCCGCCGCAGTTGCTCGTCCCACGGCAGGGCCGCGCCCTCGCCCGGGAAGAACGCCGGGATCCACGAGTACTTGTCCGTGTAATCCCAGAGGGTGATGCCGACGCAACGGCGCACCGCCAGGCACGCCTCGGTCAGGTCCCGGTACCACTCGGCCTGCTGGGCCAGCTTCTCCTCGGTCGCGGGCAGCTGCATCCGGATGTCGACCTCGGTGAGCGCGGTGTCGAGGCCGAGCCGGGAGAAGCGGCGGAGGTTGTCCTCCAGGGTCGTCGGATACCCGTACTGGAGGGCCAGATGGGCCTGGAGGCCGATGCCGTGCAGCGGGACCCCCTTGGCCTTCAGTTCCTTGGCCAGCTTGTAGTACGCGTCGCTCTTCGGGCCGATCCCCTCGATGTTGTAGTCGTTGAGGTACAGCCTGACGCGCGGATCGGCCTGGTGCGCCCAGCGCAGCGCGTCGGCGATGTAACCGGGGCCGAGCGTCTTGTAGAAGACCGACTCGCGGTACGTACCGTCCTCGTTGAACGCCTCGTTGACGACGTCCCAGGCGAACACCTTGCCCCGGTAGTGCCGTACCTCGGCCTGGATGTGCTTCTTCAGCACGGCCCTGAGCTCCGGGGCCGTCCACTCCCGCCCCGTGAGCCACTCGGGCAGCTGGCTGTGCCAGACCAGGGTGTGGCCGCGCACCTTCTGCCGGTTGGCGCGGGCGAGGTTCACGATCTCGTCGCCCTGGGAGAAGTCGAACACGCCCTGCTGGGGCTCGGTCGCGTACCACTTCATGCCGTTGCCGGGGGTGATCTGGTCGAACTCGCTGCCGAGGAGGGCCTTGTACGGTTCGTCGACGAGCTCGGGGTTGTCGGTGGCGCTGCCGAAGTATCGGCCGTGCCGCTGGGCGAGGTCGGCGAGGGTGCGTTCCTTGCCGTGCCGCTCGTCCGCCTGTGCCGTCGGCCCGGTGGCGATACCTCCGAGCATCAGCGCGG
The genomic region above belongs to Streptomyces coeruleorubidus and contains:
- a CDS encoding endo-1,4-beta-xylanase, with product MRKTATRLRLAGALAAALMLGGIATGPTAQADERHGKERTLADLAQRHGRYFGSATDNPELVDEPYKALLGSEFDQITPGNGMKWYATEPQQGVFDFSQGDEIVNLARANRQKVRGHTLVWHSQLPEWLTGREWTAPELRAVLKKHIQAEVRHYRGKVFAWDVVNEAFNEDGTYRESVFYKTLGPGYIADALRWAHQADPRVRLYLNDYNIEGIGPKSDAYYKLAKELKAKGVPLHGIGLQAHLALQYGYPTTLEDNLRRFSRLGLDTALTEVDIRMQLPATEEKLAQQAEWYRDLTEACLAVRRCVGITLWDYTDKYSWIPAFFPGEGAALPWDEQLRRKPAYFAIREALGGR
- a CDS encoding LacI family DNA-binding transcriptional regulator; this encodes MAAREAEAGGKVTITEIARQAGVSVPTVSRVVNGRSDVSPQTRARVEDLLRRYGYRKRPAAPGTRAALLDLVFNNLDSPWAVEIIRGVEEVAHAAGVGTVVSAIHGRSGDAREWMRNLRARASDGVILVTSALEPTLHEELRILGVPLVVVDPAGSPALEAPTIGAANWSGGMAATEHLLSLGHRRIGLIAGPPRLLCSRARLDGYRAALEGAGIALDESLVVPGDFRPESGFTACDTLLSLPEPPTAVFAASDQMALGAIEALRRRGLRVPQDMSVVGFDDLPEVRWSAPPLTTVRQPLADMGKLAVRTVLQLTRDQQPDSPRVELGTDLVVRASTAPPTGRT